A single region of the Mycobacterium lentiflavum genome encodes:
- a CDS encoding uroporphyrinogen-III synthase, with amino-acid sequence MTTRGRKPRPGRITFVGSGPGDPGLLTTRAATVLANAALVFTDPDVPEPVLALIGKDLPPVSGPAPAEPPPATSDGSPGADPPRAAPTVLSGGADIRPALGEPAEVAKTLTAEARTGVDVVRLVAGDPLTLDAVISEVNAVARTHLHVEIVPGLSATSAVPTYAGLPLGSSHTVADVRDPHVDWEALAAAPGPLILQATPTHLADAARTLIEHELAETTPCVVTAQGTTCQQRSIETTLHGLTDAAVVAGAGDPAGPLTGPLVVTIGKTVNSRSKLNWWESRALYGWTVLVPRTKDQAGEMSERLTSYGALPVEVPTIAVEPPRSPAQMERAVKGLVDGRFQWVVFTSTNAVRAVWEKFGEFGLDARAFSGVKIACVGESTADRVRAFGISPELVPAGEQSSLGLLDDFPPYDSIFDPVNRVLLPRADIATETLAEGLRERGWEIEDVTAYRTVRAAPPPASTREMIKTGGFDAVCFTSSSTVRNLVGIAGKPHARTIIACIGPKTAETAAEFGLRVDVQPDTAAIGPLVDALAEHATRLRAEGALPPPRKKSRRR; translated from the coding sequence ATGACGACGCGAGGGCGCAAGCCGAGACCGGGCCGCATCACGTTCGTGGGTTCCGGCCCGGGTGATCCGGGATTGTTGACCACGCGGGCGGCCACAGTGCTGGCCAATGCGGCCCTGGTGTTCACCGATCCCGACGTACCCGAACCGGTGCTGGCGCTGATCGGCAAGGACCTGCCGCCCGTTTCGGGCCCGGCGCCCGCCGAACCACCACCCGCGACGAGCGATGGGTCACCCGGCGCGGATCCGCCACGGGCGGCGCCGACCGTGCTGTCCGGTGGTGCCGACATCCGCCCGGCGCTCGGCGAGCCCGCCGAGGTCGCCAAGACGCTGACCGCCGAGGCCCGCACGGGCGTCGACGTGGTGCGGTTGGTGGCCGGTGACCCGCTGACGCTCGACGCGGTGATCAGCGAGGTGAACGCCGTTGCGCGGACGCACCTGCACGTCGAGATCGTGCCGGGGTTGTCCGCGACCAGCGCGGTGCCGACGTACGCGGGTCTGCCGCTGGGCTCCTCGCACACGGTGGCAGACGTGCGCGACCCACATGTGGATTGGGAAGCGCTGGCGGCGGCTCCCGGCCCGCTGATCCTGCAGGCCACGCCGACGCATCTGGCCGACGCGGCGCGCACGCTGATCGAGCACGAGCTGGCCGAGACCACCCCGTGCGTGGTGACCGCGCAGGGCACCACCTGTCAGCAGCGGTCGATCGAGACCACGCTGCACGGGCTGACCGATGCGGCCGTCGTGGCCGGCGCCGGCGACCCGGCGGGCCCGCTGACCGGGCCGCTGGTGGTGACCATCGGCAAGACGGTCAACAGCCGGTCGAAGTTGAACTGGTGGGAGAGTCGCGCCCTGTACGGCTGGACCGTGCTGGTGCCGCGGACCAAGGACCAGGCCGGCGAGATGAGCGAGCGGCTGACCTCCTACGGCGCGCTACCGGTCGAGGTGCCGACCATCGCGGTCGAGCCGCCGCGCAGCCCCGCTCAGATGGAGCGTGCCGTCAAGGGACTGGTTGACGGCCGCTTCCAGTGGGTGGTGTTCACCTCCACGAACGCCGTGCGTGCGGTGTGGGAGAAGTTCGGCGAGTTCGGGCTGGACGCCCGCGCATTCTCGGGCGTGAAGATCGCCTGCGTCGGTGAGTCGACGGCCGACCGGGTCCGCGCCTTCGGGATCAGCCCCGAGCTGGTGCCGGCCGGGGAGCAGTCCTCGCTGGGTCTGCTGGACGACTTCCCGCCCTACGACAGCATTTTCGATCCGGTGAACCGGGTCTTGCTGCCGCGTGCCGACATCGCCACCGAGACGTTGGCCGAAGGTCTGCGCGAACGTGGTTGGGAGATCGAGGATGTCACCGCGTACCGGACCGTGCGTGCGGCACCTCCGCCGGCGTCCACCCGCGAAATGATCAAGACGGGCGGCTTCGACGCGGTGTGCTTCACCTCCAGCTCGACGGTGCGCAACCTGGTCGGCATTGCCGGTAAGCCTCACGCGCGCACCATCATTGCCTGTATCGGCCCCAAGACCGCCGAGACGGCCGCAGAGTTCGGCCTGCGGGTGGATGTGCAGCCCGATACCGCTGCCATCGGCCCACTGGTCGACGCGTTGGCCGAACACGCCACGCGGTTGCGCGCCGAGGGCGCGCTGCCACCCCCGCGTAAGAAGAGCCGCAGGCGCTAA
- the hemB gene encoding porphobilinogen synthase, which yields MSFPRQRPRRLRSTPALRRLVAQTSLEPRHLVLPMFVADGIDEPRPIPSMTDVVQHTRESLRRAAADAVAAGVGGLMLFGVPLDEDKDPTGSAGTDPDGILNVALRDLAKDLGDATVLMADTCLDEFTDHGHCGVLDARGRVDNDATLRRYVKLAVAQAESGAHVVGPSGMMDGQVGAIRDGLDAAGYTDVVILAYAAKFASAFYGPFREAVSSSLSGDRRTYQQEPGNVREALREIELDIDEGADIIMVKPAMSYLDVLSAAAEVSPVPVAAYQVSGEYAMICAAAANNWIDKRVAALESLTSIRRAGADIVLTYWAAEAAGWLS from the coding sequence ATGAGCTTCCCGCGGCAGCGCCCGCGTCGGCTCCGTTCCACCCCCGCGTTGCGTCGCTTGGTGGCCCAAACATCGTTGGAGCCAAGGCATTTGGTGTTGCCAATGTTCGTCGCCGACGGGATCGACGAACCACGGCCGATCCCGTCGATGACCGACGTTGTGCAGCACACCCGCGAATCGCTGCGCCGCGCGGCTGCCGATGCGGTGGCAGCCGGAGTGGGCGGCCTGATGCTGTTCGGTGTGCCGCTCGACGAGGACAAGGATCCGACCGGCTCGGCCGGTACCGACCCCGACGGCATTCTCAACGTCGCGCTTCGGGACCTGGCCAAGGATCTCGGTGACGCAACGGTATTGATGGCCGACACCTGCCTCGACGAATTCACCGATCACGGTCACTGCGGCGTCCTCGACGCCCGAGGTCGGGTGGACAACGACGCCACGCTAAGGCGATACGTGAAATTAGCTGTGGCGCAAGCGGAGTCAGGCGCTCATGTGGTGGGTCCGAGCGGCATGATGGACGGGCAGGTGGGCGCCATTCGCGACGGCCTGGACGCGGCGGGCTACACCGATGTGGTGATCCTCGCCTACGCCGCGAAGTTCGCTTCGGCGTTCTACGGCCCGTTCCGGGAAGCGGTGAGCTCCAGCCTGTCCGGCGACCGCCGTACCTACCAGCAGGAACCCGGCAACGTCCGAGAAGCGCTGCGTGAGATCGAGCTGGACATCGACGAGGGCGCCGACATCATCATGGTCAAGCCCGCGATGAGTTACCTCGACGTGCTGTCCGCGGCGGCGGAAGTCTCGCCGGTGCCGGTCGCCGCCTACCAGGTGTCGGGGGAGTACGCGATGATTTGTGCTGCGGCAGCGAACAACTGGATCGACAAGCGGGTCGCGGCGTTGGAATCGCTGACCAGTATTCGCCGTGCGGGTGCCGACATTGTGCTGACGTATTGGGCCGCGGAGGCGGCGGGTTGGCTTTCCTAA